From one Alphaproteobacteria bacterium genomic stretch:
- a CDS encoding branched-chain amino acid ABC transporter permease, with protein sequence MDAVILQILNGLDKGGAYALIALGLTLIFGTLGVVNFAHGALFMLGAFCAVTFNKLLTLQQVTLDPTQKTPWGTALEVHTPYAQLWFGDFGSFLIDYSVPFSILLAIPVMMVIGLVMERGLIRFFYNRPHAEQILVTFGLAIVLQEIVKSFFGANPLPQPAPDIVSGSADLGAWLGLAGSIVYPWWRIVYLLFSLAIVGAVFAFLNLTTYGMVVRAGMADRETVGLLGIPIQRRFTVVFAIAAVVAGLAGVMYTPILPPDYHMGMDFLVLSFVVVVVGGMGSLPGAVAAGFLLGILQSFASMTEVKALLPGIDQIIIYLVAVIILLIRPRGLMGRKGVMES encoded by the coding sequence GTGGACGCCGTCATTCTGCAAATTCTGAACGGGCTCGACAAAGGCGGCGCCTATGCGTTGATCGCCTTGGGGCTCACCCTGATCTTCGGCACGCTCGGCGTGGTCAACTTCGCCCACGGCGCGCTGTTCATGCTGGGCGCATTCTGCGCGGTCACCTTCAACAAGCTGCTGACGCTCCAGCAAGTCACCCTCGACCCGACCCAGAAAACGCCCTGGGGCACCGCGCTGGAAGTGCACACGCCCTATGCGCAACTCTGGTTCGGCGATTTCGGCTCGTTCCTGATCGACTATTCGGTGCCGTTTTCCATTCTGTTGGCCATCCCGGTCATGATGGTGATCGGGTTGGTGATGGAACGGGGCCTGATCCGCTTTTTCTACAACCGTCCCCACGCCGAACAGATCCTGGTGACGTTCGGGCTCGCCATCGTGTTGCAGGAAATCGTCAAGAGCTTCTTCGGCGCCAACCCCCTGCCCCAGCCCGCGCCGGACATCGTCTCCGGCAGCGCCGATCTCGGCGCCTGGCTCGGGCTTGCCGGCTCGATCGTCTATCCGTGGTGGCGCATCGTCTATCTGCTGTTTTCGCTGGCAATCGTCGGCGCGGTGTTCGCCTTCCTGAACCTGACCACCTACGGCATGGTCGTGCGTGCCGGCATGGCGGACCGCGAGACCGTCGGTCTGCTGGGCATCCCGATCCAGCGGCGCTTCACCGTCGTCTTCGCCATCGCCGCCGTGGTCGCGGGGCTGGCGGGCGTGATGTACACGCCGATCCTGCCGCCGGACTACCATATGGGCATGGATTTCCTGGTCCTGTCCTTCGTCGTGGTCGTGGTCGGCGGCATGGGCTCGCTGCCAGGCGCGGTGGCGGCCGGCTTCCTGCTCGGCATCCTGCAAAGCTTCGCCTCCATGACCGAGGTGAAGGCGCTGCTGCCCGGCATCGACCAGATCATCATCTATCTGGTGGCCGTGATCATTCTGCTGATCCGCCCGCGCGGGCTGATGGGCCGCAAGGGTGTGATGGAGAGCTAA
- a CDS encoding ABC transporter ATP-binding protein, whose amino-acid sequence MTAILDVQGVNKTFGGLKALDNVNLQVEEGSVHAIIGPNGAGKSTLLNCFIGRLRPDTGTVLFSGQSLLGLQPHEINQAGVSRVFQTPEIFADLSLHENVMIPSFAKSDGAFRINAWEAVGSRRAVIARADDMLREVGLWEKRDVIAGSLSRGDKRRLELAMCLVQDPKLLLLDEPTAGMSRADTNNTIDLLKKIGERGITKIIIEHDMHVVFSLAHKISVLARGHVIAEGSPDQIKGDPRVQEAYLGGAHV is encoded by the coding sequence ATGACCGCCATTCTCGACGTCCAGGGCGTCAACAAGACCTTCGGCGGCCTGAAGGCGCTGGACAATGTCAACCTTCAGGTGGAGGAAGGCAGCGTCCACGCCATCATCGGCCCGAACGGCGCCGGCAAGTCGACCCTGCTCAACTGCTTCATCGGCCGCCTGCGTCCGGACACCGGCACGGTGCTGTTCTCCGGCCAGTCGCTGCTGGGCCTGCAACCGCACGAGATCAACCAGGCCGGCGTCTCGCGCGTGTTCCAGACGCCGGAGATTTTCGCCGACCTCTCGCTGCACGAGAACGTGATGATCCCGTCCTTCGCCAAGTCGGACGGCGCCTTCCGCATCAATGCGTGGGAGGCCGTGGGCTCGCGCCGGGCGGTGATCGCCAGGGCCGACGACATGCTGCGGGAGGTCGGGCTCTGGGAGAAGCGCGACGTCATCGCCGGCTCGCTCAGCCGCGGCGACAAGCGCCGGCTGGAACTGGCCATGTGCCTGGTGCAGGACCCGAAACTGCTGCTGCTGGACGAGCCAACCGCCGGCATGAGCCGGGCCGACACCAACAACACCATCGACCTGCTGAAGAAGATCGGCGAGCGCGGCATCACCAAGATCATCATCGAGCACGACATGCACGTGGTGTTTTCGCTGGCGCACAAGATCAGCGTGCTGGCCCGCGGCCACGTCATCGCCGAGGGCTCGCCCGACCAGATCAAGGGTGACCCGCGGGTCCAGGAAGCCTATCTGGGAGGGGCCCACGTATGA
- a CDS encoding gluconate 2-dehydrogenase subunit 3 family protein, whose protein sequence is MTRETPPDGHLLNETEWLTLRALADVIVPPSEKYGVPGAGDEAIAKTIVKDANYGDKLARLIAALDTLNTMAQAAHRADFVLLHPGQREAVAQAFREEEPAAATLAEQLVTQCYYRDDRVVASLGLELRPPMPEGYKVEQGDWSLLDKVRQRQPFHRPAG, encoded by the coding sequence ATGACCCGAGAAACACCGCCGGACGGCCATCTGCTGAACGAGACCGAGTGGCTGACGCTCCGGGCGCTGGCCGACGTGATCGTCCCTCCCAGCGAGAAATACGGCGTGCCGGGCGCCGGCGACGAGGCGATTGCGAAGACCATCGTCAAGGATGCCAACTACGGCGACAAGCTCGCCCGGCTGATCGCCGCGCTCGATACCCTGAATACGATGGCCCAGGCCGCACACCGCGCCGACTTCGTGCTGCTGCATCCGGGCCAGCGCGAGGCGGTGGCCCAGGCTTTCCGCGAGGAAGAACCGGCCGCCGCAACCCTGGCGGAGCAGTTGGTGACGCAGTGCTATTACCGCGACGACCGCGTGGTGGCATCGCTCGGCCTGGAACTGCGCCCGCCCATGCCGGAGGGCTACAAGGTGGAGCAAGGCGACTGGTCGCTGCTGGACAAGGTCCGCCAGCGCCAACCCTTCCACCGACCGGCGGGCTGA
- a CDS encoding ABC transporter ATP-binding protein — MTVQTATAPVIRNSDAMSPAAPFLAVRDVHAYYGESYIVQGVSFDLAEKQILALLGRNGAGKTSTLRTIARTETPALRRGEITLGSDKLHRMQAYQAAQKGVQLVPEDRRIIPGLTVEENLTLAQVAEPKGWELERIYDHFPRLAERRRQEAITMSGGEQQMLAVARALARDIRLLLLDEPYEGLAPTIVREIESILIEIKEIGITTIIVEQNAVAALQLADRAVILEMGEVVYDGTAREVLDNEDLRHEYLAI; from the coding sequence ATGACCGTGCAAACCGCCACCGCCCCCGTCATTCGGAACAGCGACGCCATGAGCCCAGCCGCGCCCTTCCTCGCCGTCCGCGACGTGCATGCCTATTATGGTGAGAGCTATATCGTGCAGGGCGTGTCGTTCGACCTTGCGGAGAAGCAAATCCTGGCGCTGCTGGGCCGCAACGGCGCCGGCAAGACCTCGACGCTTCGCACCATCGCCCGCACGGAAACCCCGGCGCTGCGCCGAGGCGAGATCACGCTCGGCAGCGACAAACTGCACCGCATGCAGGCCTATCAGGCGGCGCAGAAGGGCGTGCAGCTCGTGCCCGAAGACCGCCGCATCATCCCCGGCCTGACGGTGGAGGAAAACCTGACGCTCGCCCAGGTCGCGGAGCCGAAGGGCTGGGAGCTGGAGCGGATTTACGATCATTTTCCGCGCCTTGCCGAACGCCGCCGCCAGGAGGCGATCACCATGTCCGGCGGCGAGCAGCAAATGCTGGCCGTCGCGCGCGCACTCGCCCGCGACATCCGGCTGTTGCTTCTCGACGAACCCTATGAAGGGCTGGCGCCGACCATCGTGCGGGAAATCGAAAGCATATTGATCGAAATCAAGGAAATCGGAATCACAACGATTATTGTCGAACAGAACGCGGTGGCCGCCCTTCAGCTTGCAGATCGGGCGGTTATCCTCGAAATGGGCGAAGTGGTCTATGACGGCACCGCACGCGAAGTGCTTGATAACGAAGACCTCCGCCATGAATACCTTGCCATTTGA
- a CDS encoding substrate-binding protein: protein MVDFTKGFGRRSVLKGLGASSVALATPAFFTRHAFGAEFRNNPGNAANVMFGFNVPQTGAYADEGADELRAYQLAVKHINGEGDGGMLNTMQPLALKGDGVNGKKVTYVTGDTQTKSDAARASAKRMIEKDGVIMFSGGSSSGVAVAVQSLAQEMGVVFMAGLTHSNDTTGKDKRRYGFRHFFNAYMTGRALGPILQKEMGSDRRAYHLTADYTWGWTQEESIKNTTEELGWQTVAAVRTPLGAGDFSQYITPVLNSGADVLILNHYGKDMINSLTQAVQFGLRDKMVNGKKFEIVVPLFSRLMARGAGDAIKGILGTTNWNWKLQDAASQAFVKSFGQEYGFPPSQAAQTCYVQAILYADACQRAGTFYPPEVIKALEGFKFDGMGNGPTEYRAADHQCFKDVLVVRGNENPTSQFDLLNVVEIVPRKQVEYDPAIFGGELGPYEVKM, encoded by the coding sequence ATGGTTGATTTCACCAAAGGATTTGGGCGCCGCAGCGTGCTGAAAGGCCTGGGCGCCAGCAGCGTCGCCCTGGCCACCCCGGCCTTCTTCACCCGCCATGCCTTCGGCGCGGAATTCCGCAACAATCCCGGCAATGCCGCCAACGTGATGTTCGGTTTCAACGTGCCGCAGACCGGCGCCTATGCCGACGAGGGTGCGGACGAGTTGCGCGCCTACCAGCTCGCCGTGAAGCACATCAATGGCGAGGGCGATGGCGGCATGCTCAACACCATGCAGCCGCTGGCGCTGAAGGGCGACGGCGTCAACGGCAAGAAGGTGACCTATGTCACCGGCGACACCCAGACCAAGTCCGACGCCGCCCGCGCCAGCGCCAAGCGCATGATCGAGAAGGACGGTGTCATCATGTTCTCCGGCGGCTCGTCCTCCGGCGTCGCCGTCGCGGTGCAATCGCTGGCGCAGGAGATGGGCGTGGTCTTCATGGCCGGCCTGACCCACTCCAACGACACCACGGGCAAGGACAAGCGTCGGTACGGCTTCCGGCATTTCTTCAACGCCTACATGACCGGTCGGGCATTGGGTCCGATCCTGCAAAAGGAGATGGGCAGCGACCGCCGCGCCTATCACCTGACCGCCGACTATACCTGGGGCTGGACCCAGGAAGAGTCGATCAAGAACACCACCGAGGAACTCGGCTGGCAGACCGTCGCCGCCGTGCGCACGCCGCTCGGCGCCGGCGATTTCAGCCAGTATATCACGCCGGTGCTGAATTCCGGCGCCGACGTTCTGATCCTGAACCACTACGGCAAGGACATGATCAATTCCTTGACCCAGGCGGTGCAGTTCGGCCTGCGGGACAAAATGGTTAACGGCAAGAAGTTCGAGATCGTGGTGCCGCTGTTCTCGCGCCTGATGGCCCGCGGCGCCGGCGATGCGATCAAGGGCATTCTGGGTACCACCAACTGGAACTGGAAGCTTCAGGACGCGGCCAGCCAGGCCTTCGTCAAATCCTTCGGCCAGGAATACGGCTTCCCGCCGTCGCAGGCGGCGCAGACCTGTTACGTCCAGGCCATCCTTTATGCCGATGCCTGCCAGCGCGCCGGCACCTTCTATCCGCCGGAGGTCATCAAGGCCCTGGAAGGCTTCAAGTTCGACGGCATGGGCAATGGCCCGACCGAGTATCGCGCCGCCGACCACCAGTGCTTCAAGGACGTGCTGGTCGTGCGCGGCAACGAGAACCCGACCAGCCAGTTCGACCTGCTGAACGTCGTGGAAATCGTGCCCCGCAAGCAGGTGGAGTACGACCCGGCAATCTTCGGCGGCGAACTCGGGCCCTACGAAGTCAAGATGTAA
- a CDS encoding GMC family oxidoreductase → MAQETVDVLIIGAGASGAAMAWSLAETKMHIVCLEQGGLMNPLAYPSTGRDWEARALSDFATNPNVRGLVTDYPINEADSPIKVANFNGVGGGTVLYAGHFPRFHPSDFRVKSLDGVADDWPIDYNQLAPYYAENEKMTGVAGMNGDPAYPSDNAQRLPPLPLGESGKVLAKGFNNLGWHWWPSDTAIITEDYDGRAGCINLGACGAGCAQGAKGSADVTYWPHAQRAGVELRTRCRVREITVGPDGMATGARYVTGQGEEREINAHVVVVACNGIGTPRLLLNSKSPQHPDGLANSSGLVGKNLMFHPYAWIQGMFDEPTDGFAGPHKLMRSQEFYETDADRGYVRGYTLEIQRGMPPVRTAHTGLRHGRIPWGEGHHDAFRTMFGHCTGMVAVCEDLPEEHNTVTIDPDLTDSDGIPAPKISYTLSENSKRMLQHGVDRATDILKAGGAFDVYSEWPIPYGGWHLMGTARMGKDPARSVVNEWGRAHDCKNLFVIDGSIFVTSAGVNPTNTIQALALYVADQMKQRLASATLFD, encoded by the coding sequence ATGGCGCAAGAAACCGTCGACGTACTCATCATCGGTGCCGGGGCCTCCGGCGCGGCCATGGCCTGGAGTCTGGCCGAGACCAAGATGCACATCGTCTGTCTGGAACAGGGCGGACTGATGAACCCGCTCGCCTATCCCTCGACCGGGCGGGATTGGGAGGCGCGGGCGCTCAGCGACTTCGCCACCAACCCGAATGTGCGCGGCCTGGTGACCGACTATCCGATCAACGAGGCGGACTCGCCGATCAAGGTGGCCAATTTCAACGGCGTCGGCGGCGGCACCGTGCTCTATGCCGGCCACTTTCCCCGCTTCCACCCGAGCGATTTCCGGGTCAAGAGCCTGGACGGCGTCGCCGACGACTGGCCGATCGACTACAACCAGCTTGCCCCTTATTACGCCGAGAACGAGAAAATGACCGGCGTCGCCGGCATGAACGGCGACCCTGCATATCCCTCCGACAACGCGCAACGCCTGCCGCCGCTGCCGCTGGGCGAGTCGGGCAAGGTGTTGGCCAAGGGCTTCAACAATCTGGGCTGGCACTGGTGGCCGAGCGACACCGCCATCATCACCGAGGACTATGACGGCCGCGCCGGCTGCATCAATCTGGGCGCGTGCGGCGCCGGCTGCGCTCAGGGCGCCAAGGGCTCGGCCGACGTCACCTACTGGCCGCACGCCCAGCGCGCCGGTGTCGAACTGCGCACCCGCTGCCGCGTGCGCGAGATCACGGTCGGGCCGGACGGCATGGCCACCGGTGCGCGCTATGTCACCGGCCAGGGCGAGGAGCGGGAAATCAACGCCCACGTGGTCGTGGTCGCCTGCAACGGCATCGGCACGCCGCGCCTGCTGCTGAACTCCAAGTCGCCGCAGCACCCGGATGGCCTCGCGAACTCTTCGGGCCTGGTGGGCAAGAACCTGATGTTCCACCCCTATGCCTGGATCCAGGGCATGTTCGATGAGCCGACCGACGGCTTTGCCGGCCCGCATAAGCTGATGCGCAGCCAGGAATTCTACGAGACCGACGCGGATCGCGGCTATGTGCGCGGCTACACGCTGGAAATCCAGCGCGGCATGCCGCCGGTGCGCACCGCCCACACCGGCCTGCGCCACGGCCGCATCCCCTGGGGCGAGGGCCATCACGACGCCTTCCGCACGATGTTCGGCCACTGCACCGGCATGGTTGCGGTCTGCGAGGACCTGCCGGAGGAGCACAACACCGTCACCATCGACCCCGACCTGACCGACTCCGACGGCATCCCGGCGCCGAAGATCAGCTACACGCTGTCGGAAAACTCCAAGCGCATGCTGCAACACGGCGTCGACCGGGCCACCGACATTCTGAAGGCGGGCGGCGCGTTCGATGTCTATTCCGAATGGCCGATCCCCTATGGCGGCTGGCACCTGATGGGCACGGCGCGCATGGGCAAGGACCCGGCGCGCTCGGTGGTGAACGAGTGGGGCCGGGCGCACGACTGCAAGAACCTGTTCGTCATCGACGGCAGCATTTTCGTGACATCGGCCGGCGTGAACCCGACCAACACCATCCAGGCGCTGGCGCTTTATGTGGCGGACCAGATGAAGCAGCGCCTCGCCAGCGCCACCCTGTTCGACTGA
- a CDS encoding branched-chain amino acid ABC transporter permease, whose product MPLWLAPLGAGYPDLMQKFAIYGIFAIGFNILFGMTGYLSFGHAAFLGVGSYAAVWVFKGLTMNVVPAIAFAVLIAAAFAWLIGYVSLRRTGIYFSILTLAFAQMSYNLAYSVLTPITNGETGLQLARTDPRILDNLFFQQGDGLPLTNLFGISMLGYSGFYVCAVLLIVCFLIAMRINRSPFGMMLRAIKSNQNRMGYTGFNTRPYTLSAFVISGAYAGLAGALLACTDPLAGAERMQWTASGEVVLMTILGGAGTLVGPVLGAGLIKYFENIFSAINEGVLHRTFDALPGPLADAVTWLVNPFVGEGWHLMLGVAFMLVVIFLPGGVMEGFRRLARLFRRSGGDGGAKAPARPLAQPAE is encoded by the coding sequence ATGCCGCTCTGGCTGGCACCGCTCGGCGCCGGCTATCCGGACCTGATGCAGAAATTCGCGATCTACGGCATATTCGCCATCGGCTTCAACATCCTGTTCGGCATGACCGGCTATCTCTCGTTCGGCCACGCCGCCTTTCTGGGCGTCGGCAGCTATGCCGCGGTCTGGGTGTTCAAGGGGCTGACCATGAACGTGGTCCCCGCCATCGCCTTCGCCGTGCTGATCGCCGCCGCCTTTGCCTGGCTGATCGGCTATGTCAGCCTGCGCCGCACCGGCATCTATTTCTCGATCCTGACGCTGGCCTTCGCGCAGATGAGCTACAACCTGGCCTATTCCGTGCTGACGCCGATCACCAATGGCGAGACCGGCCTGCAACTGGCCCGCACCGACCCGCGCATTCTCGACAACCTGTTCTTCCAGCAGGGCGACGGCCTGCCGCTCACCAACCTGTTCGGGATCTCGATGCTGGGCTATTCCGGCTTCTATGTCTGTGCCGTGCTGTTGATCGTCTGCTTCCTGATCGCCATGCGCATCAACCGCTCGCCCTTCGGCATGATGCTCCGGGCGATCAAGTCGAACCAGAACCGCATGGGCTATACCGGCTTCAACACCCGCCCCTACACGCTGAGCGCCTTCGTCATTTCCGGTGCCTATGCCGGCCTTGCCGGCGCGCTGCTCGCCTGCACCGACCCGCTGGCCGGCGCCGAGCGCATGCAGTGGACCGCCTCCGGCGAGGTGGTGCTGATGACCATTCTCGGCGGCGCCGGCACCTTGGTCGGCCCGGTGCTGGGCGCGGGCCTGATCAAGTATTTCGAGAACATTTTCTCCGCCATCAACGAGGGCGTGCTGCACCGCACCTTCGACGCCCTGCCCGGCCCGCTGGCCGACGCGGTCACCTGGCTCGTCAACCCGTTCGTCGGCGAGGGCTGGCACCTGATGCTGGGCGTCGCCTTCATGCTGGTGGTGATCTTCCTGCCCGGCGGCGTGATGGAGGGCTTCCGCCGTTTGGCCCGATTGTTCCGGCGCTCCGGCGGCGACGGCGGCGCCAAGGCGCCCGCCCGCCCGCTCGCGCAGCCGGCCGAATAA
- a CDS encoding dienelactone hydrolase family protein: protein MIEAIFDLPTPDGGMETFLCRPERGEPAPAVLMLMDAPGIREELYGMARRLATVGYAVLLPNLYYRAGRDTKYDPATVLEKGHPEQARMRAVRTKMTIPPVMRDVGAMLDWIDAQPEISSGPVGTHGYCMSGPYALAAAARYPDRIAAAASFYGTWLVNEEAEESPHRTLGQAKGELYISCAEHDDLAPLDMVAKLKELFDASGNPGELEIHPGVHHGFAFPGRWCYDVPAAERHWERLISLYRRRLG from the coding sequence ATGATCGAAGCGATTTTCGACCTGCCAACCCCGGACGGCGGCATGGAGACCTTCCTCTGTCGTCCGGAACGCGGCGAGCCTGCCCCCGCCGTGCTCATGCTGATGGATGCTCCCGGCATCCGCGAGGAACTCTATGGCATGGCCCGGCGGCTGGCGACCGTCGGCTATGCGGTGCTGCTGCCGAACCTCTATTACCGTGCCGGCCGCGACACCAAATACGACCCGGCGACCGTGCTGGAGAAGGGCCATCCGGAGCAGGCTCGCATGCGCGCCGTCCGCACCAAGATGACCATTCCGCCGGTGATGCGCGATGTCGGCGCCATGCTGGACTGGATCGACGCCCAACCGGAAATCTCCAGCGGCCCGGTCGGCACCCACGGCTATTGCATGAGCGGCCCCTATGCGCTCGCCGCCGCCGCACGCTATCCCGACCGCATCGCCGCCGCGGCCAGCTTCTACGGCACCTGGCTGGTGAACGAAGAGGCCGAGGAAAGCCCGCACCGGACGTTGGGACAGGCCAAGGGCGAACTCTACATCTCCTGCGCCGAGCACGACGACCTGGCGCCGCTCGACATGGTGGCGAAGCTGAAAGAGTTGTTCGACGCGTCCGGCAATCCGGGCGAGTTGGAAATCCACCCGGGCGTGCATCACGGCTTCGCCTTCCCCGGCCGCTGGTGCTACGACGTCCCCGCCGCCGAACGCCATTGGGAACGCCTGATTTCCCTCTATCGGCGCCGGCTGGGCTAG
- a CDS encoding LLM class F420-dependent oxidoreductase → MEFGVTMFPTDFSMGPADLAMAVEERGLDALFIPDHTHIPAGSDEAFRIADKMPPDYSHNIDMFIGLAAAAAVTKRIRLGTGICLVVERDPIITAKEVASIDHISGGRVDFGVGGGWNQPEMENHGGQWAKRFKLMRERCEAMRAIWTQEKASYHGEFVHFDDIWSWPKPAQQPHPRIFVGGDAPRTLDRVMRYGDGWIPMLADHPDHDRWDERLAMMRELRRRTDAAGRAPMPITTFGTPRDPGRVEQLREAGVTRCIFGLKSAPADDVLRRLDRLVQFLESVR, encoded by the coding sequence ATGGAATTCGGCGTCACCATGTTCCCCACCGATTTCTCGATGGGACCGGCGGACCTCGCCATGGCGGTGGAGGAGCGGGGCCTTGACGCCCTGTTCATCCCCGACCACACCCACATCCCGGCCGGCAGCGACGAGGCGTTCCGCATCGCCGACAAGATGCCGCCGGACTACTCGCACAATATCGACATGTTCATCGGCCTCGCCGCCGCGGCCGCGGTCACCAAGCGTATCCGCCTCGGCACGGGCATCTGCCTGGTGGTGGAGCGCGACCCGATCATCACCGCCAAGGAAGTGGCGAGCATCGACCATATTTCCGGCGGGCGCGTCGATTTCGGCGTCGGCGGCGGCTGGAACCAGCCGGAAATGGAGAACCATGGCGGCCAATGGGCCAAGCGCTTCAAGCTCATGCGCGAGCGCTGCGAGGCCATGCGCGCGATCTGGACCCAGGAAAAAGCCAGCTATCACGGCGAGTTCGTCCATTTCGACGACATCTGGTCCTGGCCGAAGCCGGCACAGCAACCGCACCCGCGCATCTTCGTCGGCGGCGACGCGCCCCGCACGCTCGACCGGGTGATGCGCTATGGCGACGGCTGGATTCCGATGCTGGCGGATCATCCCGACCACGACCGCTGGGACGAACGCCTCGCCATGATGCGCGAGTTGCGCCGCCGCACCGACGCCGCCGGCCGCGCGCCGATGCCGATCACCACCTTCGGCACCCCGCGCGACCCGGGCCGGGTGGAGCAACTGCGCGAGGCCGGCGTCACCCGCTGCATTTTCGGCCTCAAATCGGCCCCGGCCGACGACGTGCTGCGCCGGCTCGACCGGCTCGTGCAATTCCTGGAGAGTGTGCGATGA
- a CDS encoding TauD/TfdA family dioxygenase, with translation MQHPTSPLNGDFGVMIEGVTRRDLLDPTFQQEAFALWTKHGGLLALRGSDLADTTPDELMAWTEVFGAVEYGNFVAREDKMVQGFPILRIGNIRDEAGKLKASLARVPQLRSDADIRYDPATRRPVWHTDSTFRQSPPIGSVFHCKIAPESGGETLFADMRAAYADLDAETKARLDGLEAVCSLAHHDKKINKYSPDYPILTPEQRAANPPNRVPVVLNHPVSGEPALYGLNSSTCAILPKGEPIAPDVLDVCDLEGEEHESVQILRGLLPTITGPAYTVKWAWQPGDIVTWDNRCTIHSATGYDYERYSREMWRLTLLVPERKALAAE, from the coding sequence ATGCAGCACCCCACCTCCCCCCTGAACGGCGATTTCGGCGTGATGATCGAGGGCGTGACCCGCCGCGACCTGCTCGACCCCACCTTCCAGCAAGAGGCCTTCGCCCTCTGGACGAAACACGGCGGCCTGCTGGCGCTGCGCGGCTCCGACCTCGCCGACACGACGCCGGACGAGCTGATGGCCTGGACGGAGGTGTTCGGTGCCGTGGAATACGGCAACTTCGTCGCCCGCGAAGACAAGATGGTGCAGGGCTTTCCCATCCTGCGCATCGGCAATATCCGCGACGAGGCCGGCAAGCTGAAAGCCTCGCTGGCGCGGGTGCCGCAATTGCGGTCCGACGCGGATATCCGCTACGATCCCGCGACGCGTCGGCCGGTCTGGCACACGGATTCGACCTTCCGGCAGAGCCCGCCCATCGGCTCCGTCTTTCATTGCAAGATCGCGCCGGAGTCCGGAGGCGAGACCCTGTTCGCCGACATGCGCGCCGCCTATGCCGACCTCGATGCCGAGACGAAAGCCCGGCTGGACGGGCTGGAGGCGGTCTGCTCGCTGGCCCACCACGACAAGAAGATCAACAAATACTCGCCGGACTACCCGATCCTGACGCCGGAACAACGCGCCGCCAACCCGCCAAACCGGGTGCCCGTCGTGCTGAACCACCCGGTCAGCGGCGAGCCGGCGCTCTATGGCCTGAACAGTTCCACCTGCGCCATCCTGCCGAAGGGTGAGCCGATCGCGCCGGACGTGCTCGATGTCTGCGACCTGGAGGGGGAGGAGCATGAGAGCGTGCAGATTCTGCGCGGCCTGCTGCCGACCATCACCGGGCCGGCCTACACGGTGAAATGGGCCTGGCAGCCGGGCGACATCGTCACCTGGGACAATCGCTGCACCATCCACTCCGCCACCGGCTATGACTACGAGCGCTACAGCCGCGAAATGTGGCGCCTGACCCTGCTGGTGCCCGAGCGCAAGGCCCTGGCCGCAGAATAG